Within the Pseudorasbora parva isolate DD20220531a chromosome 15, ASM2467924v1, whole genome shotgun sequence genome, the region gtgtgtgctgatcaGTGCTAAAGGAGagtaaatgtctaaatgagatggtctGAATGATGcgctgacctgtcgatctcttcagaagtcttaaagtcaggatagtgacagatgatTGGCTGGGTTTGATGGTTcctcatcagttttataagcacagTAATTACACTtctcacttctactcctctctttattaatccGTTTTGAGCATCTTAAGTGAGATTCGaatgctttatccattttgttcgtctatGTTGTCACGTTTGCcggtttcgggtcagtttgtgCAGTTTAGGGTTGTGTCTGCCATCTAGCGATGAACTtcggaacagcagcatataccgaaatgtgccaaatcatatCTTACCGTTTTAAATAACATATATACCGTATTCTCCCAGTGCCGGTACACCGCGCATCCCTATCTATGATAATCAATAGGTATTATCATCCGGTCACCTGTTCTGGGATCTTCCCACAGAGCCGAGATCTTGGCCACGTATGGCAGGGATTTCTTCCGCGGTCCTGATCGTAAGAGCACCGTGTCTCGTACCCGGATCACTTCTCCATCCCGCTCCACTCCTTCATAGCACTGGCGGAGAACCGTCTCCTCATCGCCCTGCAAAACCGCAGTCATTACACCATATCCACTGCACATCTGAGCAACACACACATCACTCACATTATAGATTTGagcgaatctcttgagtgaatgattcaatgactcactcatgaagacttcacttgtttcattactggatgaatcagtgtttctgaacaaatctcttgagtgaatgattcaatgactcactcataaagacttcacttgtttcattactggatgaatcagtgtttctgaacaaatctcttgagtgaatgattcaatgactcactcatgaagacttcacttgtttcattactggatgaatcagtgtttctgaacaaatctcttgagtgaatgattcaatgactcactcataaagacttcacttgtttcattactggatgaatcagtgtttctgaacaaatctcttgagtgaatgattcaatgactcactcataaagacttcacttgtttcattactggatgaatcagtgtttttgagtgaatctcttgagtgaatgattcaatgactcactcatacagacttcacttgtttaattgctggatgaatcagtgtttttgagtgaatctcttgagtgaatgattcaatgactcactcatacagacttcacttgtttcattactggatgaatcagtgtttttgagcgaatcacttgagtgaatgattcaatgactcactcatacagacttcacttgtttcattactggatgaatcagtgtttctgagcgaatctcttgagtgaatgattcaatgactcactcatacagacttcacttgtttcattactggatgaatcagtgtttttgagtgaatctcttgagtgaatgattcaatgactcactcatacagacttcacttgtttaattgctggatgaatcagtgtttttgagtgaatctcttgagtgaatgattcaatgactcactcatacagacttcacttgtttcattactggatgaatcagtgtttttgagcgaatcacttgagtgaatgattcaatgactcactcatacagacttcacttgtttaattgctggatgaatcagtgtttttgagtgaatctcttgagtgaatgattcaatgactcactcatacagacttcacttgtttcattactggatgaatcagtgtttttgagcgaatcacttgagtgaatgattcaatgactcactcaaaacagacttcacttgtttcattgctggatgaatcagtgtttttgagcgAACCTCTTGCACTCACCGCAATAAACACCTCCTTCTCCGTAGGGTCTCCTACAGGACGCCATCCGTTGGTGGGCTGGCGACTGACTCTCCTCTGGTTTTTGGCACTTGCTGGACTAGTGGCCGGTTGTTTGGATATCTTGGTTTGGCCCATGGTGAGCGAGCTGCTGGATGGCTTGGTGTTCTGAGGGCATTCTTTGCCCACTTTAAGCCTGACTTTTGCCTGCCTGTGGTCAGATATGGAGGACAGAAGATGCGGGTCCAGTGGGGATGATGTGTTAATTCGGGGCATGCTGGGACATCCGGAGAGCGGCAGGGCCGGAGGAACTAGGAGCGAGCGACTGTGCTCATCTTGAGATGGAGCGAAGCCTTctacaacacacaaacacatcaatGACAGACCGCTCATTTACTGATCAAACTACGGCTCCTTCTTTAGAAGAAAAGTCTCTCAATACTGTGTGTGAAACACTCTTTATACTGTTCATAGATTTGGTCGGTGTCGTGTCACAGCTGGGGGCGTGgagtggggaaaaaaatcattactggatgaatcagtgtttctgaacaaatctcttgagtgaatgattcaatgactcactcataagactaacttgtttcattactggatgaatcagtgtttttggatgattcttgagtgaatgattcaatgactcactcataaacacttcacttgtttcattactggatgaatcagtgtttctgaacgaatctcttgagtgaatgattcaatgactcactcataaagactaacttgtttcattactggatgaatcagtgtttttaccCAAATCTCGAGTgagtgattcaatgactcactcataaactAATTTTTGTGGGCGCTCCTGAGATTTGAAGTGCTTATATTAACACTAACCTGTTTTGACTGGATGGCTGCAGTTGGAGCAGGGGAAGGAGCAGGATTGGCTGAAGGCGTATCCGCGGAGCCCACAGGCCTGGTGGAAGCAGGCCGAGCTGACGGAGCCGCAGAAGGCCGGATGAGGGACCCCCGAGGCCCCGGAGCAGAAGGGCCCGTGTGTGCCGAGGCCCGGAGCGATGTGCACGTAATAGCCGGAGTAGCACGGATCCGCACACAGGCACGGATGGGCTCGCAGCGCCAGGGCCGGATGCGCCGGAACCAGGCATTCGTGGTGCTTCACCGCGGGCGGGTCGGCATCCGGGCCGAGGAACAGAGCCAGAGGACAGCAGCAGAACGGGGTCAGCTCCTGCCCCGGCTCCTCTTTCACCATCTGCACCGGGTAGCCCAGGAGGCTCCGAAAGCCCGGCTTGGACTCCACGCTCCAGCTCCGGCACGCTTCACACACCTCACACTTCTTCCGGCTGGGCTTCGTCTGCGCTCTGGCTCTGCCGTGGACGgtgtgtgtggagtgtgtgTCCGCTCtggggcggtgtgtgtgtgtggagtgtgtgTCCGCTCtggggcggtgtgtgtgtgtggagtgtgtgTCCGCTCTggtgcggtgtgtgtgtgtggagtgtgtgTCCGCTCtggggcggtgtgtgtgtggggagtGTGTGTCCGCTCTggtgcggtgtgtgtgtgtggaatgtGTTTCCGCTCTGGTGCGATGTGTGTGTGGGGAGTGTGTGTCCGCTCTggtgcggtgtgtgtgtgtggagctgGTGAGCTTCAGGAGGGTGGCTGCGGTCAGTCCGGCCAGGCGTCGGGGAGCTGGAGTGTATAGACTCGGCTCCGAGCCGGCTTTCCTCGTCTGTTTCTCCGCCTTCCGGGCTCTTTTGGAGCTTTTGGCTTGTTCTGGTCCGTCGGGTTTCTTGCTTTGGTCCGTCGTTTTTCCGGCTGGCTTCTCGAGCAGCAGACTGTTGACGGCCTCGGCGTTCAGAGAGGCGAGTCTGCGCTTGCGTGGCTCCGGAGCTGAAGGGTTATCCGTGCTTTTTGGTGTTTTTCTGGCTTTACCCGGCTTGCTCTCTTCCTCCGGGTCGTCCAGCCGAGTGAGCAGCACATGACAGCTCAGAGGCTCGCCGTCTGAAGCCACAGGCCGTCCTCGTAACGGGTAGAGCTTCCGATGGCGTTCACGCTTTCCTTTCTCACTCACGTCCATTTTCACTGGACTCTTGCTGTCCTTCCGGCTCTCCGTATGCTCCTGAATCCTGCTGGCTTTCCTCGCCTTACCTTCTCGCGGCGAATGGGCAGGCCAGGCTCCTCCCACAGTGTTGCCATGTGACCAGCCCTCGCTGCAGGCTCCGCCCACATCGCCGCCATGTGACCAGCCCTCGCTGCAGGCTCCGCCCACAGCGTCACCATGTGACCAGCCCTCGCCGCGATACTGGCTAAGGGAACCTTTTTTCCGCGCGTGGGTCATTACATGCTTCCTGAGAAGACCTACAGGATAAAAGAGATATGACAATATTCATGAACGAGGGAGGAATTTATGGAAAGCACGTTtctgccactaaataaaaaaataataagagtaattgcgacttttcaTCTCGGactttttttctcgcaattgcatgatataaagtcacaattctgactttatgctTCTGATGCTTCTGTTGATCAAGAGTGGCTCGACTCCAGGAATGTGAAGCTGAAGCCCATGTCTCGCATACGTCTGTGCGCAGTGATTGttaaagcactgactccagctgcagtccactctttgtgaatctcctcctcatttttgaatgggttttgtttcccaatcctctccagggtgcggttatctcTATTGCTtctacacttttttctaccacatcttttccttcccttcgcctctctattaatgtgcttggacacagatctctgtgaacagccagcctcttttgcagtgACCTTTAGTGTCTCGCCCTCCGTGTgtaaggtgtcaatggtcgtgTTTTGGAGAACTGTCGAGTCAGCGGTCTTCCCCATGATAGTGTCGCCGACAGAACG harbors:
- the LOC137041752 gene encoding bromo adjacent homology domain-containing 1 protein, whose amino-acid sequence is MTHARKKGSLSQYRGEGWSHGDAVGGACSEGWSHGGDVGGACSEGWSHGNTVGGAWPAHSPREGKARKASRIQEHTESRKDSKSPVKMDVSEKGKRERHRKLYPLRGRPVASDGEPLSCHVLLTRLDDPEEESKPGKARKTPKSTDNPSAPEPRKRRLASLNAEAVNSLLLEKPAGKTTDQSKKPDGPEQAKSSKRARKAEKQTRKAGSEPSLYTPAPRRLAGLTAATLLKLTSSTHTHRTRADTHSPHTHRTRAETHSTHTHRTRADTHSPHTHRPRADTHSTHTHRTRADTHSTHTHRPRADTHSTHTHRPRADTHSTHTVHGRARAQTKPSRKKCEVCEACRSWSVESKPGFRSLLGYPVQMVKEEPGQELTPFCCCPLALFLGPDADPPAVKHHECLVPAHPALALRAHPCLCADPCYSGYYVHIAPGLGTHGPFCSGASGVPHPAFCGSVSSACFHQACGLRGYAFSQSCSFPCSNCSHPVKTEGFAPSQDEHSRSLLVPPALPLSGCPSMPRINTSSPLDPHLLSSISDHRQAKVRLKVGKECPQNTKPSSSSLTMGQTKISKQPATSPASAKNQRRVSRQPTNGWRPVGDPTEKEVFIAGDEETVLRQCYEGVERDGEVIRVRDTVLLRSGPRKKSLPYVAKISALWEDPRTGELMMSLFWYYRPEHTQGGRDPSMHCENEIFASRHQDENSVACIEDRCYVLPLAQYCRFCALVKRRSEGVSESPPVVPVSSASAIPSHRHVPDGVDPELVYLCRHVYDFRYGRILKNLQ